In the Polyangiaceae bacterium genome, TGGTAGGCGACGCTCAGCGCCACGTCCGAGCCCAAGGTCGGGTTCTTGGGGATCTCTTTGGCCACGCCCAAGTGCGTGTCGGTCTCGCCAGCCTCGCTCGGGGCACCGGAGACGGCCGTGGGCGCGGCGGGCTCTGGCTTGCCTTCGGCCGGCAAGTGGTTTTCCAGATCCGACTCCCGCACCACGCCGAAGGACTTGTCCGGCTTCACCCCTGCCTGCACTTGAACGTCCGGCTCGATGCCCTGAGCCTGAATCGCACGACCTTTGGGCGTGTAGTAGCGCATGCTGGTCAGGCGGAGTCCCGCGCCGCCCGGCAGGTCGACGATGGTTTGCACGGAACCTTTGCCGAAGGTTCGCGCGCCAACCACCGTGGCACGCTTCTGATCTTGGAGCGCGCCGGCCACCAGCTCCGCAGCGCTGGCACTGTATTCGTTGACGAGTACCACCAGCGGTCCCCGCTGCAGGGCTCCGCCACGGTTGGCCTTCACCTCGTCGATGACTTGCTTGCGATGCCGTGTGGTGAACACGACCCCGCCATCGAGCATCTCGTCTGCTACTGCCGTGGCCTCGGATACGAGACCCCCGGGATTGTTGCGCATGTCGAGCAGGACGCCGGCAAGGGGACCGCGGTTTTCCTTGCGCAGTCGCGCGACCGTCTCCAGCAATTCCGCGTGAGTACCAGACTGGAACTGCTTGATCCGCACGTAGCCGATTTCGTTTTCCATCAGGGTGCCGCTGACGCTCGACACCTCGATCACTTCGCGCGTCAGCTTCACGACGATGAGCTCGGTCATTCCAGTCCGTCGGATGCTCACGGATACCTTGGTTCCCGCGGCTCCGCGCATTGCGCGCACCAACTCTTCGGGGCTCTTGCCACGAACCGGACGGCCGTCGATGGCTACGATGTGGTCGCCTGAGCGGATCCCGGCACGTTCTGCGGGGGAGCCTTCGATGGGTGCAATGACGGTGATCTCGTCTTCGCCAAAGTCCACTTCCACGCCGATGCCGCCAAAGCGTCCTTCGGTGTCCGATTGGAAGATGCCGTAATCTTCCGGTGGCATGTAGGCGGAGTGCGGATCGAGCTCCGCCACCATCCCCTTGATCGCTCCTTCGGTCAGTCGGCGGCGCTCGACGGGGTCGACGTATTCCTGCTCCACCATGACCAACACCCGCGCCATTTGCGCGAGGACGTCGTAGGGACTTTCGGCTGCTGGCGCCGCAGCCGCGCTCGTGCTGCGAAGTGCGATGGCCAGCAGCAGCCCGGGCAGTGCTTGCCTCGCTCGCATGGTCCGACAAGCCTAGCCGCGCAGAGCCGGCATTTCGAGGCTTCGCGAGCTTTCCGACGTGCTCTACGGGCCCACGGGAAAAATCCTTTGATTCTGGGGGCCTGTAGGTGATACTCGGACCTAGACTTGGCTCGGTTTACAGGGCCCTACATCGTGAGTGGAGCACTCCGTGGCGGATGATTCGAACAAGGGTGGCAGCGACAAGCGCAAACAAAGTCTCTACTTCCCTGAGGCGATGCTTCAGGAAATCAAAGACGAAGCAGCACGACTCGACCGAAGCCTGTCTTGGGTCGTGCAGCGTGCTTGGAAGCTAGCGCGCCTCGAAATCAAGAAGATCCCTAGCGTCAACGACGTGGGTGACGACGACGACGACGATTCCGACAACGGCTGATCCCCATCCGGTGGAACAGTTCACGTTCGGTAGCGACGGAACCAAGCTGTACCTGCGTGCGCGTCGCGGCCCCGCGGGCGTGACGGCATTGCTGTCGGACGGCATCTGCTGTGATGGCTTCGTCTACAAGTACTTGTGGGACGACCTTGCTCGGACGCTTTCCGTGGCGCACTGGAACTACCGTGGCCACGGGCGCAGTGGGACACCTGTCGACGGTGACTACATCGACGTTGCCGCCCACGCGACGGACCTGGACGCCGTCCGCCGTGCCCTTGGCGATCCCCCGGTCGTGCTGATCGGGCACTCCTTCGGCACGCAGGTGTCCCTCGAGGCCTACCGCCTGCGGCCCGAGCGAATCGCCGCGATGGTCTTCTTGTGCGGCAGTTTCGGCCGTGTGACCCATACCTTCAAAGGCACCGACGTGTTGGCGCAGGTGCTGCCCAGACTTCGCGAGCTTTCCGCCGAGCACCCGAAGATCGCGCGCGCGCTGTGGTCACGTGTGCCGCCGAAGATGGCAGTCCGCATTGGCATGCTCACCGGGGACTTGGACGCGCGCACGGTTCGCCCTGAGGACGTCGAGCCCTATTTTCGGCACGTCGCACACGTCGATTTTCCCATGTTCGTGCGCATGCTCGAGTTCGCGGGCGAGCACAGCGCAGAAGACCTGCTGCCCAACGTGGAGGTGCCCGTGCTCGTGGTGGCAGGCGAGCGAGACTCCTTCACGCCTCCCGAGATCAGCGAGAAGATGGCCAAGATGTTGCCTCGCGGTGAGTTGGTCATGCTACCTGGAGGCACGCACGTGGCCCCCTTGGAGCAGAACGAGCTGGTCACGCTGCGCATCGAGAAGTTCCTGTCCGATCATCACATCCCATGAACAGAGGAGCCCTGTGCAGGCTCGCCATGGTGGGTCTCGGCCTCCTTGCCTGCGAGCAGCAGAACGCGCCCGCGACCGAGGTGGCAGCCAGCGGGTCGAGCAGGGCTGCGCCCGCGCCCGAGGCGAAAGCGTCGGTGGCGCCGCCCGCTGCCTCCGGCGTGCCCGTCGCAGTGCCCAGGACTCCCGTCGAAAAAGTCCGGTTGTCGCTGCCTCAGGGGCTCGAGCGAACCAGCCGCGGCTATCGCGGCGCTCTGCCAGGCGGAGGCAGCATCGCTTTGGTGTTCGCCACTAGCGAGCAACCTCTTGCCGCGCGCGCGCCTGCCGCCCTGGCCGGGCTGGCTGCTGAGGTCGCGCCAGCAGCGGTAGCGCCGACCGCGTTCCGACGCATCGAGCTGAAGGCCCTGTTGGCGGGCGCCAAGGACGACAAGACCCGTCGAAAGATGGGCAACGAGCTGCGAGTGTTGGCGGACGGTCGGGTGGAGACGACGATCACGCTGCTTCCCGAAAAGCGCTTGCTGGCGCTCGAAGTTGGCCGAGTGCTCGAGGGGACTCGCATTCACAAATGGGAGACCGAGCTGATGAGTCGCGGGCAGCCGACGGAACCCAAAGCGTTGTTGGCCGGCTACCAGACGGTGCTCGCGCTAGATTCCCTCTGCTTCAACTTGCTGCGCACGCAGCTCGTGATCGACGAGGCGACGGGAAGCGTCTTGGCGTTGGAGGACAACGACGCTTTTTCGGCGCAGCCCCGGGACGGCGCAGTTGGTGACGGGCTGGCGCGTCTGTCCCGCCACCTGACGTTCTCGAAGAGCTTGGAGAGCCGACTGCGGGAGCTGGATCGTGCGCGGATCGAACGTGCATTCTCTGCGCCCGGGGTCGGACTGCTCGTCACACCCCGGCAAGTCCAGGAAACGAGCGAGCGACGCGACGCGCTTCTGCGGCTCTTCGACCGACGAATCAAGCAACGGGGCCGCGACGCCAGCCTGGCGTTGCCCTAGTCTCCCGGCCCGCGCTATAGACGTGCGCGTGTCTGATGCGCCTCTGGATCCAGCCCTGACGGGAGCCTTGCTCGGCCTCGCCGCCCACGACCTGCGCAATCCGCTGTCGGCGCTGCGCAGCAACCTCGGGTTCATCGAAGGCGTCATCGCCCAGGACGATGACGACCTGCGCGAAGCCCTCAGCGATGCCTTCGTTTCCTGCGACAGCTTGCTGCGGATCATCGACAACCTGGATTGGCTGGGGCGCAACCTGCGTGGAGACTTGGGCAGTCTGGGGTCGCAGCCGGTTCTCGGCATGGTGCGCGATGCCATCGATCAGAACATGGCCTTGGCAAAGAGCCACGAGTCGAGTCTTCAGCTCGATGAGGGCACTGCGGACGAGTCGACCTGGGTGCGAACGGAGCGCCTCGCGCTCACTGCCGCCGTCTCGAACTTGGTTCGCAACGGGATCCAGCATGGTGGGCGCGGCCCGGTGCGCGTGCGGGTCGACGCCAGCGACGGGGTTTGCACCATCTCCGTGCGAGATCCAGGTGAACCCGTTCCCGCGGACGTGTGGGAGAAGGCCATCAGCGCCGAAGGACAGCTCTTGGCAAAGAAGCAGAGCGGGTCACGCTACGGCTATGGCTTTGGCCTCTTTGCGGCCAGCGCCGCAGCCCGGGCGGCTGGCGCACGACTGAGCAACGCCGCAGACGAGGCGGGAGGAAGCGTGATGCTCCTGCAGCTCGAACGCGACAGCTGACGCGCTGGAGCTCAGGGCTGCACGATGCTCACCGCATCTGGATCGCGGTGTAGGATCTTTCCGGTCTCGCCGGGACAGCCCCAGCACGTGCTGAAGTGCAGCCGCGGACGGATGTATCCGCTGTAGGCCAGGGCGACGGGGCCTGGCTCGTCGAGCATCACGTAGCTTGCCGACAGTGCGTAGCGCTTCTCACCGAGTACGTGTAGCGCCACCACGAAACTCACCGTTTTTCCGGAGCGGGCGGCGACGAGCAAGAATTCCGAACCCGCCACGGGATTCCAGAGCAATGGCGACACCGTGAAGAGGAACCCCTTCTTGTCCCCAGGGCCCCTTTCCACCACCGTGTTTGCCGCTTCGGGCTCGTGGAAGAACTGAATGTCCTTGGCCAGAGACGCGGTCTTGGGATCCGTGCGCAGGATGTCTTCCAGCTCCTTGGCGGTGAGGCGAATCTTGCGAAAGGTGGGGCCCAGGCGCGGCTCCTTCACCACCGCCGCGTTGGGCGCGCCAGCGCAGCAGCGAAAAGCGGTGTCGTCGCTCTTGGTTTCCGGGTCGATGCCGCGACGCGCAGCGCAGCGATGCTCTGTGCTCGCGTCGCTCTTGCCGGCGCCCCGAACCGAGGCGCGGCGTGGACCTTCTTCGGGCACGACGTCACTGTGCGTCCACTCGCGATGGGCGGCGCCCATGCCCAGTACCTCGAAACCCGTTGCACACGTGCGGGGTTCTTCGGCGCAGCGGGCGTCCCAGGCCGCGCCCGTGGGGTAGGCGTCTCCCGCGGGGCCACGACACGCGCGCTCCCACTCGAGCTCCGTGCACAAGCGCCCGCCACGCTGCGCACATTTCTTCCGTGCCTCTTCCCGCGAAAGGCCGAGCAGCGGTGGCTGAGTAGGGTCGTTCGGATAGGGCAGGCGATCCATCTTGAACTCGCCTAGTTCGACGGTGCTTGCCATGGGCTCGAGTTCGGGAAGCCGGCCGGGCTCACCAGGCACCGTGCCGGCTGTAAACGCGCCGGCAGGGATGTCGATCCGCTCTTCGGCCAGCGGCGCATTGCGGGGAGGCCGCGACGAACCGACGGCGGCGGCGGACGCGGATGCGCTGGGGCCCGGGGGCGCGCTCGAATCTGCGTTCGCGTTCGGGTCGGAGGGTTTGCCCTTGCAGCCCACGGCGAGGAGCAGAACGGTGACAGGAAGGACTTGCCGCACGGCAGGCGGAGCCTAGCCCAAGAGCGCGTGGCTGCGCGCCCACTGCGAGGTGGACGCAGTATCCGCAAATGGGTCTCGAGAGGGTGCCACCGTCTGAATGTTAACTTCGCATACTTGGCAACAAACTGGCCGAAATCCCGACTGGGGTTAGGATGAAGCCGTGCCGCACCCCCTGGCCACGCAGCTGGCGCCCATCATCGATCTCGACGTGCCCGAGCTGCAGTCGATCGTGGCGCGTTGGGTCGTGAACGAGTCCGATGAACTCGAGCGAGCCCGATATCGCGCCTTCGGGGCAGACTTGCGTGGACTGAAGGAGCGGATCTTAGCGCGACCGAATCCCCCCAGCGAAGAAGAGGTAGAGATTGCCATCACGGCGATGCTCGCGCTGGTCGGCCATCGTCTACGCAACCAGCACGTGTGACCCACTCCTTCGCAGAGGCGGAACTGGCGCGCTGCGCCCGCGACTTGTCGGTCGTCTCGCCGCTCCCAGTCTCCGAAGGCGCTAGCGCGCTGCAACTCTGCAGGCGCGCCCTGGACGCGCCCAAGGGGAGTGGCGGACTTCACTCGGACGCCGCGGGCGCGAAGCGCATCGCCGTGATCGTGAGTGACGCGAGTCGCGATGAACCGCGGGACGCATTGCTGGGCGCAGTGTTGGAACGGTTGCCGCGCGAGCGTGTCGTTTTGGTCATCGCGACCGGCACGCACGCCACCGACGACACGACTGTGATCCCGCAAGCGTATCGCGACCTTCCCGTCGTCGTTCACGACGCCCGGGACGCCGACCGCCACGTCGACCTTGGGACGACCGCGCGAGGAACCCGCGTACGCATCGACCGAGCGGTCGCCGAGGCTGACTTGGTGATCGCCACCGGACGAGTGCGGCCCCACTACTTTGCTGGCCTGTCCGGCGGCGTGAAGTCCGTGTTCCCGGGCTGCGCGCTAGCGGAGGACGCCCTGCAGAACCACTTGCTCAAGGCGCATCCGAGCGCCCGCCTGGGTCGGGTCGACGGCAACGTCTGTCGCTTTGACATGGAAGAAGCTGCGGCGCGTTTGCCCGGGCAGCTGCGGATCCTGAACGTGCTCTGCGACGTGGACGGCGGCGCCATGGACGCCGCTTTTGGCGATGCGACGCTCGCGCACCGCGCTCTGGCCGCCACCGCCGCTCGCGTCTTCACCGTCGTCGCACCGCGTTCACGCCTGATCGTGGTTGCCGATCGACCCCCTGTCACGCACACCCTTTATCAAGCCTCGAAACTGATTCCCCCTGCTGCCGCCTTGCTCGAGCCGGGGGGCGTCGTGGTGGTGGTGGCGGACTGCGCGGGGGGGACCGGGCCGCTGCAGCGGGTGAATCGAGGGATCTACGAACTGGGGCTGGTCCCCCAACTACCCGCCGATCACTCGATCTGGTTGGTGAGTCAGCTGCCCGACGAGATCGCTCGCTCGACGTACGCGCGGCCCTTCCACCGGCTCGAGGACGCGCTGCGCGAAGCCGCGTCGCTCAGGAGCGACGGTCCGATCCCGGCCTTGTGGCGCGCTGGTGAGTGCATCGCGCGCCCCGTTTCTGCATGACGCGCCGCGCCGCGGAGGCCGAGCGCGGTCCGTTCATGACGCGCCCCGGGTTTCGAGCTAGAAGGCCCTTTCACCAAGCGTGTGTCCAGTCGACACGCGCGCAGACATCGAGGCGCGATGACCGAATCCAAGGTGTCCTTTCCCGGGCGCGTGCTGCTGCTGACCGAGGACGAGGATCTGCTCAAGAAGCAACTGCAGGGGGATACCGTCGACTACGACCCGAAGCTGAAGCTCGTTGACAACATTTCCACCGACGAGATCACACCGGGCTGGGTTTGTTACTACTTCGACGAGACCCTGGCCCGCTACTGCCTGGTCGGACTGCGCGGCGGGGTGATCGAGAAGGACTCCATCAAGGGTGGTGGCTTCTCCGTCATCGTCAGTGGCCGGAGCAAGGGATGCGGAAGCTCGCGAGAGACGGCGCCCTACTCGGAGCTGAAGGCTGGGATCAAGCTGGTGGTCGCTCAGAGCATCGAGAAGATCTACGGCCAGAACTGCCAAAACATCGGGCTGCTCACCACCACCGACTTCTCGATCCTGGAGCGCATCCAGCGCGGAGAAGCCATCGACATCAGCGAGTTCACCAAGGGGCTCGATCCCATCAGCGCGCAGATCGTCGAGCAGGGTGGCTTGTTCGACTACAACAAGCGGCGCATGGCCGGCGAAATCGCGCCCCCGCCCGTGACCACGCGCGCCCGACCCATGACCCTGTGCGAGAAGATCATCGCGCGCCGCGCGATCGCCGACGCCAAGACGGGCGCCCTGGGGGTGGACGCCGTGCAGCCTGGGGATGCCCTTTTCGTGCGAACGGACGTGCGCTTTTCCCACGAATACGTGACTCCCATGGCGGACTCGCTTTTCCGCGCGGGCTTCGGCCCCGAAGCGAAGGTGACCGAGCCCGAAAGCGTATTCGCCTTCCGCGATCACCTCACGTTCTTGGACAGGGTGATGCCCGACGCTCATCGCAAGATGGGGCTCGATGCTCAGGCCGCGTCCCTCAAGACGGTCCAGGAGACCTTCAGCAAGCGCCATGGCATCC is a window encoding:
- a CDS encoding S41 family peptidase, coding for MRARQALPGLLLAIALRSTSAAAAPAAESPYDVLAQMARVLVMVEQEYVDPVERRRLTEGAIKGMVAELDPHSAYMPPEDYGIFQSDTEGRFGGIGVEVDFGEDEITVIAPIEGSPAERAGIRSGDHIVAIDGRPVRGKSPEELVRAMRGAAGTKVSVSIRRTGMTELIVVKLTREVIEVSSVSGTLMENEIGYVRIKQFQSGTHAELLETVARLRKENRGPLAGVLLDMRNNPGGLVSEATAVADEMLDGGVVFTTRHRKQVIDEVKANRGGALQRGPLVVLVNEYSASAAELVAGALQDQKRATVVGARTFGKGSVQTIVDLPGGAGLRLTSMRYYTPKGRAIQAQGIEPDVQVQAGVKPDKSFGVVRESDLENHLPAEGKPEPAAPTAVSGAPSEAGETDTHLGVAKEIPKNPTLGSDVALSVAYQIVTGVLPRR
- a CDS encoding TIGR04563 family protein, whose protein sequence is MADDSNKGGSDKRKQSLYFPEAMLQEIKDEAARLDRSLSWVVQRAWKLARLEIKKIPSVNDVGDDDDDDSDNG
- a CDS encoding lactate racemase domain-containing protein, which produces MTHSFAEAELARCARDLSVVSPLPVSEGASALQLCRRALDAPKGSGGLHSDAAGAKRIAVIVSDASRDEPRDALLGAVLERLPRERVVLVIATGTHATDDTTVIPQAYRDLPVVVHDARDADRHVDLGTTARGTRVRIDRAVAEADLVIATGRVRPHYFAGLSGGVKSVFPGCALAEDALQNHLLKAHPSARLGRVDGNVCRFDMEEAAARLPGQLRILNVLCDVDGGAMDAAFGDATLAHRALAATAARVFTVVAPRSRLIVVADRPPVTHTLYQASKLIPPAAALLEPGGVVVVVADCAGGTGPLQRVNRGIYELGLVPQLPADHSIWLVSQLPDEIARSTYARPFHRLEDALREAASLRSDGPIPALWRAGECIARPVSA
- a CDS encoding HAMP domain-containing sensor histidine kinase, whose amino-acid sequence is MSDAPLDPALTGALLGLAAHDLRNPLSALRSNLGFIEGVIAQDDDDLREALSDAFVSCDSLLRIIDNLDWLGRNLRGDLGSLGSQPVLGMVRDAIDQNMALAKSHESSLQLDEGTADESTWVRTERLALTAAVSNLVRNGIQHGGRGPVRVRVDASDGVCTISVRDPGEPVPADVWEKAISAEGQLLAKKQSGSRYGYGFGLFAASAAARAAGARLSNAADEAGGSVMLLQLERDS
- a CDS encoding alpha/beta hydrolase, which codes for MEQFTFGSDGTKLYLRARRGPAGVTALLSDGICCDGFVYKYLWDDLARTLSVAHWNYRGHGRSGTPVDGDYIDVAAHATDLDAVRRALGDPPVVLIGHSFGTQVSLEAYRLRPERIAAMVFLCGSFGRVTHTFKGTDVLAQVLPRLRELSAEHPKIARALWSRVPPKMAVRIGMLTGDLDARTVRPEDVEPYFRHVAHVDFPMFVRMLEFAGEHSAEDLLPNVEVPVLVVAGERDSFTPPEISEKMAKMLPRGELVMLPGGTHVAPLEQNELVTLRIEKFLSDHHIP